A portion of the Pseudomonas protegens CHA0 genome contains these proteins:
- a CDS encoding helix-turn-helix domain-containing protein, with protein sequence MTADRIGERLRRYRRAAKKTLRQIASESGLTASFLSQAERNLTGVSISSLVNIAKSLNVPLNALFDQPIQAQPDSHDGKRVRYTIEGQPLAYERLSSSFPGNLINAVKMNIPVGYQSELISHDGSEFSYVLSGQIVYTIEGSQYPLSAGDSVHFDATKTHCLANVGNGPAEVLTVTTMGLFDDHSAA encoded by the coding sequence ATGACCGCAGATCGCATCGGCGAACGCCTGCGTCGCTATCGCCGCGCCGCCAAGAAAACCCTGCGCCAGATCGCCAGCGAATCCGGTCTGACCGCCAGCTTCCTCTCCCAGGCAGAGCGTAATCTCACGGGTGTATCGATCTCTTCCCTGGTCAATATCGCCAAGTCTCTGAACGTTCCGCTGAACGCCCTGTTCGACCAGCCGATCCAGGCGCAACCCGACTCCCACGACGGCAAGCGGGTGCGCTACACCATCGAAGGCCAGCCACTGGCCTACGAGCGCCTGTCCAGCTCCTTTCCCGGAAACCTGATCAACGCGGTCAAGATGAACATACCGGTGGGCTACCAGTCCGAGCTGATTTCCCATGACGGCTCGGAGTTCTCCTACGTGCTTTCAGGACAGATCGTCTACACCATCGAGGGCAGTCAATATCCCCTGAGTGCCGGTGACTCGGTGCACTTCGACGCCACCAAGACTCATTGCCTGGCCAACGTCGGCAATGGCCCGGCAGAAGTCCTGACCGTCACCACCATGGGCCTGTTCGACGACCATTCCGCGGCCTGA
- a CDS encoding SIMPL domain-containing protein (The SIMPL domain is named for its presence in mouse protein SIMPL (signalling molecule that associates with mouse pelle-like kinase). Bacterial member BP26, from Brucella, was shown to assemble into a channel-like structure, while YggE from E. coli has been associated with resistance to oxidative stress.), protein MQHFSRSVALLALSAGTLTSLPALAADELHYNQISLRAEVSQEVARDLMIVTLYSESQNTDPAKLAAEITTTMNKALDQARQVKDVTLRQGSRNSYPIYDGKGQKITGWRERAELRLESSDFAALSKLTGELLGDLKMGGMDFAIADPTRKASEDALLKDAVKAFKARAQLATEALGGKGYKIVNLNLNSNGYPQPYMRAPMMMKAASMDSAPVTPEVEAGTSQVSMTADGAIEVLMP, encoded by the coding sequence ATGCAGCATTTCAGTCGCAGCGTCGCCCTTCTCGCTCTCAGCGCCGGCACCCTCACCAGCCTGCCCGCCCTGGCCGCCGATGAACTGCACTACAACCAGATTTCCCTGCGCGCCGAAGTCAGCCAGGAAGTGGCTCGGGATCTGATGATCGTGACCCTCTACAGCGAATCGCAGAACACCGACCCGGCCAAGCTCGCCGCAGAAATCACCACCACCATGAACAAGGCCCTGGACCAGGCGCGCCAGGTCAAGGACGTGACCCTGCGCCAGGGCAGCCGCAACAGCTACCCGATCTACGACGGCAAGGGCCAGAAGATCACAGGCTGGCGTGAGCGCGCCGAACTGCGCCTGGAAAGCTCCGACTTCGCCGCGCTGTCCAAGCTCACCGGTGAACTGCTGGGCGACCTGAAGATGGGTGGCATGGACTTCGCCATCGCCGACCCGACCCGCAAGGCCAGCGAAGACGCGTTGCTCAAGGATGCGGTCAAGGCCTTCAAGGCCCGTGCGCAACTGGCCACCGAGGCCCTGGGCGGCAAGGGCTACAAGATCGTCAACCTGAACCTCAACAGCAATGGTTATCCACAGCCTTACATGCGCGCGCCGATGATGATGAAGGCCGCCAGCATGGATTCGGCCCCAGTGACACCAGAAGTCGAGGCCGGCACCAGCCAGGTCAGCATGACCGCCGACGGCGCCATCGAAGTGCTGATGCCCTGA